Proteins encoded within one genomic window of Geotalea daltonii FRC-32:
- a CDS encoding MXAN_5187 C-terminal domain-containing protein produces MGIPEDLLFFEQSLHDLVTKYEQFFLGLEKREPLKLLDTVERACRKYANTNISNTMLKFRYNSLVASFNTHKQKWTRINRLIEEGKYSRDRFKMAMHSEHPDKKQPREAKGDTKVNELYREFVEARKACNLPTSSITPDMISAAIEKQKPLISSKYNCNSVEFKVVIEDGKPKIKARPKQ; encoded by the coding sequence ATGGGGATACCTGAAGATCTGTTATTTTTCGAACAGAGCCTGCATGATCTGGTTACAAAGTATGAACAATTTTTCCTTGGTCTGGAAAAACGTGAACCCCTGAAACTTCTGGACACTGTCGAAAGAGCCTGCCGAAAATACGCCAACACCAACATCTCCAACACGATGCTCAAGTTCAGGTATAATTCCCTGGTTGCGTCCTTTAACACCCACAAACAGAAATGGACCAGGATCAACCGCCTGATAGAGGAAGGAAAGTACTCCCGTGACCGCTTCAAAATGGCTATGCACTCTGAACATCCGGACAAGAAACAGCCCCGTGAAGCGAAGGGCGACACCAAGGTAAACGAACTGTACAGGGAATTTGTGGAAGCACGCAAGGCCTGTAATCTGCCGACAAGCAGCATCACCCCCGACATGATCTCCGCGGCCATCGAAAAACAGAAGCCCCTGATTTCTTCAAAGTATAACTGCAACAGTGTTGAATTCAAGGTCGTCATCGAGGACGGCAAGCCAAAAATAAAAGCCCGGCCCAAGCAGTGA
- a CDS encoding B12-binding domain-containing radical SAM protein yields MHVVLASIHPFPSPQAVPLAAACLKAALDREKGLSGKISVSLTATFIGTPQEQFIEDILKLDPDAVGFSMYVWNRNECLGIVSALRQLMPRLTLFAGGPEATADTERLLASSTLDFIVVGEGESTFVDVMSRMTQGSSLAGIEGLARAQQEGFQSFPRHPEPDLDQLPSPYLSGVLVPSEGDGVLWELSRGCNFACEFCFDHKGGVGVRHFSLERITQELNFLVKRKVAQVFVLDSTFNQDMKRAKKILRLIKKVAPHIHFHFEVRSEFIDAELARLFAEITCSLQIGLQSADPLVLRNVGRVFNRQDFSIKIGMLNNVGAIFGFDLIYGLPGDSLAGFRQSLDFALSLYPNHLDIFPLAVLPGTRLAERAEELGLAWQRSAPYTVASSPTFSAADMEIARRLAAACDIFYSRGKAVAWFNSVLQSLHLRPAALLESFMLWLSEQKITVTGEDQLSDGQILQMQRRFLQYLFTGKKRAQLIPLVHDLVDFHYYYASALLSPLPDLPTDRELEHTDLLREPLTLSSSAILARFNFEIIDILEAGEIDLREFAGCFKPSGSFAVIYPRADDVFTESLIEPYYLLLQRLGCGKPAGEILTDIGLAAEEASSFLEFAAAEGIVTISGK; encoded by the coding sequence GTGCATGTAGTCCTGGCCTCCATCCACCCCTTTCCATCCCCCCAGGCGGTCCCTCTTGCCGCTGCCTGTCTGAAGGCAGCCCTGGACCGTGAGAAAGGACTCTCTGGCAAGATTTCCGTATCCCTCACCGCTACGTTTATCGGTACACCCCAAGAACAATTCATCGAAGACATCCTCAAGCTGGACCCTGACGCGGTAGGATTCTCCATGTACGTCTGGAATCGCAACGAGTGCCTCGGTATCGTCTCTGCGCTACGGCAGCTGATGCCACGATTGACGCTTTTTGCCGGGGGACCCGAGGCTACTGCCGATACGGAGAGATTACTTGCCTCTTCCACGCTTGATTTTATCGTCGTCGGAGAAGGAGAATCCACATTCGTCGATGTCATGTCACGGATGACCCAGGGCAGCTCACTTGCCGGAATCGAAGGCCTTGCCCGTGCGCAGCAAGAAGGCTTCCAGTCCTTTCCCCGGCACCCTGAGCCGGACCTGGATCAACTACCTTCACCATATTTATCGGGGGTCCTCGTTCCAAGCGAAGGGGATGGGGTATTATGGGAACTCTCCCGTGGCTGCAACTTTGCCTGCGAATTCTGCTTCGACCACAAAGGGGGCGTCGGCGTTAGGCATTTCTCCCTTGAGAGGATAACGCAAGAGCTGAATTTCCTTGTCAAGAGGAAGGTTGCCCAGGTCTTCGTTCTTGATTCCACCTTCAATCAGGATATGAAGCGGGCAAAAAAAATACTGCGCCTGATCAAAAAGGTGGCACCCCACATCCATTTCCACTTCGAGGTGAGAAGTGAGTTTATTGATGCGGAACTGGCGAGACTGTTCGCTGAAATCACCTGCTCTCTGCAGATAGGGCTGCAAAGCGCGGACCCGCTTGTACTGCGTAACGTGGGAAGAGTATTCAACCGGCAGGACTTCAGCATCAAGATCGGCATGCTGAACAATGTCGGAGCAATCTTCGGCTTCGATCTGATCTACGGGCTACCCGGCGACAGCTTGGCCGGCTTCAGGCAAAGTCTTGATTTTGCCCTGTCCCTATATCCCAATCACCTGGATATCTTCCCCCTCGCGGTACTGCCCGGAACCCGTCTGGCCGAGCGGGCTGAGGAACTTGGGCTTGCCTGGCAAAGATCCGCGCCCTACACAGTTGCCTCATCTCCGACCTTTTCCGCGGCAGATATGGAGATTGCCCGAAGACTGGCCGCCGCCTGCGATATTTTCTACAGCAGGGGGAAAGCGGTAGCCTGGTTCAACTCGGTGCTTCAGTCTCTTCATCTCAGACCGGCTGCCTTGCTGGAATCTTTCATGCTTTGGCTTAGCGAACAAAAAATTACGGTGACCGGTGAAGATCAATTGAGTGACGGGCAGATCCTGCAGATGCAACGCCGGTTCCTGCAATATCTTTTCACCGGGAAAAAAAGAGCTCAACTGATCCCGCTGGTTCATGACCTGGTGGATTTTCACTACTACTATGCATCAGCTCTTCTTTCTCCTCTGCCCGACCTCCCCACCGACAGGGAACTGGAGCACACCGATCTGCTCCGCGAGCCGCTCACCCTTTCCTCCTCCGCTATTCTTGCCAGATTCAATTTCGAGATAATCGATATTCTGGAGGCAGGGGAAATCGACCTGCGTGAATTTGCCGGCTGTTTCAAGCCCAGCGGGTCCTTCGCCGTCATATACCCACGGGCGGACGACGTTTTCACCGAGTCACTGATTGAGCCTTATTACCTGCTACTGCAACGCCTTGGTTGCGGAAAGCCCGCCGGCGAAATCCTGACAGATATCGGACTTGCGGCTGAGGAAGCAAGCTCCTTTCTCGAGTTCGCGGCAGCAGAGGGTATTGTGACAATCAGTGGGAAATGA
- a CDS encoding cytochrome c3 family protein: MFQIVTRLLPALLLLLAFVGPTAAEQGMAIDPATCLGCHSNKISAAAFAASVHGKNACTSCHVEITDLARHMRGETKIAKVHCERCHKKENAEHYNSVHVQNDVKCADCHTDIHTHTYWKKDKRIVVAKCIQCHEKQAVFQQSVHGKAVAAGNQDSAACNDCHNLHDIKPLGDPKSHTNREFHTKVCMKCHSDEKMMERNGVFNVAVKTYMESYHGKNYRLGFPEKVAGCADCHTAHMVLPAKDANSSVNPQNLVVTCAQCHKNATALFTKFYAHGEHTDREKYPILFYTFIAMTGLLVGTFAVFWLHSLLWMFRGFVENREKAQALMEGHVGHVVADGHAVYRRFQRRHIFLHLLVIISFLGLSLTGLPLKFSDQVWAKMFMELIGGSAKAGFIHRICAGITFVYFASAIALSIHFLFIRKDLKGNFLQRMFGPDSLMPNFRDIKDVTGMVRWFLFRGPKPTFERWTYWEKFDFIAVFWGMFAIGGSGLMLWFPEIFGYFLPGWAFNVATIVHSDEALLATGFIFTVHFFNTHGRPEKFPMDFVIFNGQLPKHEFLEERGDQWKRYEEQGITEKFRAKRTSGIAYDFIVKAFGFTAVITGLTLVVLMLFAFLAGGSH, encoded by the coding sequence ATGTTTCAGATCGTAACCAGATTGCTTCCTGCCCTGTTGCTGCTTTTGGCTTTTGTCGGGCCGACTGCTGCCGAGCAGGGGATGGCCATTGACCCGGCCACCTGCCTTGGCTGCCACAGTAACAAGATTTCCGCTGCCGCCTTTGCTGCGTCAGTCCATGGTAAAAATGCTTGTACCAGCTGTCACGTGGAGATCACCGATCTTGCCAGGCATATGCGGGGCGAGACCAAGATCGCCAAGGTCCATTGCGAGCGTTGCCACAAAAAGGAGAATGCAGAACATTACAACAGCGTCCACGTCCAGAACGATGTGAAATGTGCCGACTGCCACACCGACATCCACACCCATACTTACTGGAAGAAGGACAAACGCATTGTTGTCGCGAAGTGCATACAGTGTCATGAAAAACAGGCTGTCTTCCAGCAATCCGTTCACGGCAAGGCCGTTGCAGCAGGCAACCAGGATTCTGCAGCCTGCAACGACTGCCACAACCTCCATGACATCAAGCCCCTGGGAGATCCCAAATCCCACACCAACCGCGAATTCCACACCAAAGTGTGCATGAAGTGCCATAGCGACGAGAAGATGATGGAACGTAACGGCGTCTTCAACGTCGCTGTAAAGACTTACATGGAAAGCTACCATGGCAAGAACTACCGGCTCGGTTTCCCTGAGAAGGTCGCCGGCTGTGCAGACTGCCATACTGCTCATATGGTGCTTCCTGCCAAAGACGCCAATTCAAGCGTCAACCCGCAGAACCTGGTAGTAACCTGCGCCCAGTGCCATAAAAATGCTACAGCGCTCTTTACCAAGTTCTATGCCCATGGCGAGCACACCGACCGGGAGAAATATCCCATCCTCTTTTACACCTTCATTGCCATGACCGGCCTGCTGGTGGGCACCTTTGCCGTATTCTGGCTCCACTCGCTGCTCTGGATGTTCCGCGGCTTTGTGGAGAACAGGGAAAAGGCACAGGCCCTCATGGAAGGTCACGTCGGACATGTCGTAGCCGATGGACATGCCGTTTACCGTCGCTTCCAGAGACGGCACATTTTCCTCCACCTCCTGGTGATCATCAGCTTCCTCGGTCTTTCGCTGACCGGCCTGCCGCTCAAGTTCAGCGACCAGGTCTGGGCCAAGATGTTCATGGAGCTTATAGGTGGATCGGCCAAAGCCGGCTTTATCCACAGGATCTGTGCAGGCATTACCTTTGTCTATTTCGCCAGCGCTATTGCCCTTAGCATCCATTTCCTCTTCATCCGCAAGGACTTGAAGGGCAACTTCCTGCAGAGGATGTTCGGACCCGACTCATTGATGCCCAACTTCAGGGATATCAAGGACGTCACCGGCATGGTCCGCTGGTTCCTGTTCCGGGGACCGAAGCCGACGTTCGAACGCTGGACATACTGGGAAAAATTCGACTTCATCGCCGTCTTCTGGGGTATGTTTGCCATCGGCGGTTCGGGCCTGATGCTGTGGTTCCCGGAGATATTCGGCTATTTCCTGCCAGGCTGGGCTTTCAACGTGGCAACCATCGTCCATTCCGACGAAGCACTGCTGGCCACCGGGTTCATCTTCACCGTCCACTTCTTCAACACCCATGGCCGGCCGGAGAAGTTCCCCATGGACTTCGTCATCTTCAACGGACAGTTGCCCAAGCATGAGTTCCTTGAGGAACGTGGGGACCAGTGGAAACGTTACGAGGAGCAGGGAATCACCGAGAAGTTCAGGGCCAAGCGCACCAGCGGGATCGCCTATGATTTCATCGTCAAGGCCTTCGGCTTCACAGCCGTAATTACCGGGCTTACCCTTGTCGTTCTCATGCTGTTCGCCTTCCTTGCCGGGGGATCCCACTAG
- the modC gene encoding molybdenum ABC transporter ATP-binding protein, with translation MELSVQAKKNFAGFTLEADFTVSGDRIGIFGQSGGGKSTLASLIAGLHSPDAGEICLDGHCLYSSRRGICVPPEKRRIAVVFQQPCLFPHLDVRSNLLYGFKRCAPEHRTIDFAVLTEVLMLDGLLERGVNNLSGGEKQRVALGRAVLANPALLLMDEPLSALDDGLKFQIIPYLKSVSVEFGIPYLFISHSLIEMRLMVDQVLPVERGRILERTTPDELARARMGYSQVGYINLLRLEDPRQAGGIHAYRWGETELFVSAGSVESASLFELSSKDIIIFKKHPEAISARNLLKCLVVKTFSSGNTVGVELACGSGRLVSEVVAEAAEELGIVPGCEVFAAIKAASFRKLE, from the coding sequence ATGGAATTGTCCGTGCAGGCAAAAAAGAATTTTGCAGGCTTTACCCTTGAGGCCGATTTCACCGTCTCCGGCGACCGGATCGGCATTTTCGGCCAATCGGGAGGGGGCAAGTCCACCCTGGCTTCTCTCATTGCCGGCTTGCATAGTCCCGATGCGGGTGAAATATGCCTCGATGGCCATTGCCTTTACAGCAGTCGAAGGGGAATATGTGTACCGCCCGAAAAAAGGCGGATTGCAGTCGTTTTCCAGCAGCCATGCCTCTTCCCCCACCTGGATGTCAGGTCCAATCTGCTCTACGGTTTCAAGCGCTGTGCCCCCGAGCATCGAACCATCGACTTTGCTGTTCTGACGGAAGTCCTCATGCTTGACGGCCTGCTGGAGCGGGGTGTGAACAATCTCTCGGGGGGCGAAAAACAGCGGGTGGCCCTGGGAAGGGCGGTTTTGGCCAATCCCGCACTGCTGCTCATGGACGAACCCCTCTCTGCCCTGGACGATGGGCTCAAATTTCAGATCATTCCTTACCTGAAAAGTGTCAGCGTCGAGTTCGGCATTCCCTATCTTTTCATCTCCCATTCGCTGATAGAAATGAGGCTGATGGTGGATCAGGTCCTGCCCGTTGAACGGGGCAGGATCCTTGAGCGCACGACCCCCGATGAGTTGGCCAGAGCACGTATGGGCTACAGCCAGGTGGGATACATCAATCTGCTCAGGCTTGAAGACCCACGGCAGGCCGGCGGCATCCATGCCTACCGGTGGGGAGAAACGGAGCTTTTCGTTTCCGCAGGGAGTGTTGAGTCTGCGTCCTTATTCGAACTCTCATCCAAAGACATCATCATCTTCAAGAAGCATCCGGAAGCCATTAGTGCCAGGAACCTGCTGAAATGTCTGGTCGTCAAGACTTTTTCTTCGGGGAATACGGTGGGGGTTGAGCTCGCCTGCGGGTCGGGACGCCTGGTATCCGAAGTTGTAGCCGAAGCGGCCGAGGAACTGGGGATTGTGCCGGGATGCGAGGTGTTTGCTGCAATCAAGGCTGCTTCTTTCAGAAAGCTGGAGTAG
- the modB gene encoding molybdate ABC transporter permease subunit, producing MTSLTPPDYEAIYLSTKVALAATALSLPFGIGFAYVMSFTAFRGKLLLEVLVNLPLTLPPVVIGYLLLLVLGKNGWIGSFLDQLGIRIIFTWKAAVIASAVVGFPLLVRAVRLSMEHIDYQLIQASRTLGASRHDTFLTIILPLSLPGVVAGSLLMFARSLGEFGATIIVAGNIPGVTQTIPLAIYDYASSPASEAMAISLCVISILMSAVVLLLHEFISIKLAKRG from the coding sequence ATGACATCACTTACTCCACCAGATTATGAGGCTATCTACCTGTCGACAAAGGTAGCGCTGGCCGCCACGGCACTTTCTCTGCCCTTCGGCATTGGCTTCGCCTATGTCATGAGCTTTACCGCCTTCAGGGGGAAGCTGCTGCTGGAGGTCCTGGTCAATCTCCCCCTGACCTTGCCCCCGGTGGTGATCGGTTATTTGCTGCTGTTGGTGCTGGGCAAGAACGGCTGGATCGGATCTTTCCTTGATCAGCTGGGAATAAGGATAATATTTACCTGGAAAGCGGCTGTAATTGCCTCGGCAGTTGTCGGCTTCCCCCTGCTGGTCCGTGCGGTGCGCCTGAGCATGGAGCATATCGATTATCAGCTCATTCAGGCATCCCGCACCCTTGGGGCGAGCAGGCACGATACCTTTCTCACCATCATTCTGCCCCTTTCGCTGCCTGGAGTGGTTGCCGGCTCACTGCTGATGTTTGCCCGCAGCCTTGGCGAATTCGGCGCCACTATCATCGTCGCCGGCAACATCCCCGGAGTCACCCAGACAATTCCCCTTGCCATTTATGATTATGCAAGCTCCCCGGCCAGTGAGGCTATGGCCATATCCCTTTGTGTCATCTCCATCCTCATGTCGGCGGTTGTGCTCCTCTTACATGAATTCATCAGCATCAAGCTGGCCAAGAGGGGGTGA
- the modA gene encoding molybdate ABC transporter substrate-binding protein, translating into MKRLIILFVLLWATSASAGQVYLSVAASLKEVVNELSGSFSRNNRNITLYKNAGASGTLARQIENGAPADLFISADSHWMDYLVGKGLMATASVVTFAGNELVFAGKTDKRIKSLKDIALLQKIGIGNPKSVPVGEYAMAALRSANMEKGVAKRLVMAKDVRECLLYLERGEVDGGFVYMTEALQAKRAKVLFTVPADLYPKIVYRMGLTGTGSKNPEAVSFYNYLKGAEAQAVLLKKGFTLR; encoded by the coding sequence ATGAAGCGGCTGATCATACTTTTTGTGCTGCTGTGGGCAACATCTGCTTCTGCAGGGCAAGTTTACCTGTCTGTTGCCGCCAGCCTGAAGGAAGTCGTCAACGAACTTTCCGGCAGCTTCAGCAGAAACAACAGGAATATTACCCTGTATAAGAATGCAGGTGCCTCCGGGACTCTTGCCAGGCAAATTGAAAATGGTGCGCCTGCAGACCTCTTTATTTCTGCAGACAGCCACTGGATGGACTACCTTGTCGGCAAAGGGCTTATGGCGACCGCCAGTGTTGTCACTTTTGCTGGCAATGAGCTCGTTTTCGCCGGCAAGACCGACAAGCGGATCAAATCACTGAAGGACATTGCCTTGCTGCAAAAGATCGGCATCGGCAATCCCAAAAGTGTACCTGTCGGCGAGTACGCCATGGCCGCCCTCAGATCCGCCAATATGGAAAAAGGTGTTGCAAAAAGACTGGTCATGGCGAAAGATGTGCGGGAATGCCTTCTCTACCTGGAGCGAGGCGAAGTGGACGGCGGGTTTGTGTACATGACTGAGGCCTTGCAGGCAAAACGGGCAAAGGTTCTTTTTACCGTGCCGGCTGATCTTTATCCGAAAATTGTCTACAGGATGGGACTGACTGGCACCGGCAGCAAGAATCCTGAGGCCGTATCTTTCTATAATTATCTGAAAGGTGCGGAGGCACAGGCAGTCTTGCTCAAGAAAGGTTTCACGTTAAGATAG
- a CDS encoding TVP38/TMEM64 family protein has product MKKILFPLLLLLILLFFWFDLDRFLTIEALKANHASLVSYYEHHKISAAIVFIAIYVLQTALSLPGAAILSLAAGAIFGVMMGAIYANIAATSGATLAFLVSRYLLHNVVQKRFGTRLEAMNSELEQRGFGYLLFLRLVPVFPFFLINLAAGLTRLKLRTFFFATLVGIIPGSLVFCNAGASLASIESPEQVLSPRVLASFALLGSFALIPAVYGKWKRKRP; this is encoded by the coding sequence GTGAAAAAAATATTATTCCCACTGCTGCTGCTCTTAATTCTTCTTTTTTTCTGGTTCGATCTGGACCGCTTCCTGACCATCGAGGCACTGAAAGCCAACCATGCCAGTCTTGTTTCCTACTATGAACACCATAAAATTTCCGCTGCCATAGTCTTCATTGCCATCTATGTTCTGCAGACCGCGCTCTCCCTGCCGGGGGCGGCGATACTTTCCCTTGCTGCCGGAGCGATCTTCGGGGTGATGATGGGCGCCATCTACGCCAATATCGCTGCCACCAGCGGGGCAACTCTGGCATTCCTAGTCAGCCGGTATCTACTTCATAATGTGGTGCAGAAGCGGTTCGGCACCAGGCTGGAAGCCATGAACAGCGAACTTGAGCAGCGGGGCTTCGGCTACCTGCTGTTCCTTCGCCTGGTGCCGGTTTTCCCTTTCTTTCTCATCAATCTCGCCGCCGGCCTGACCCGCCTGAAATTGCGCACTTTTTTCTTTGCCACCCTGGTGGGAATTATTCCCGGCAGCTTGGTTTTCTGCAACGCCGGGGCTAGTCTTGCCAGTATAGAGTCACCGGAACAGGTGCTTTCGCCGCGGGTACTTGCCTCCTTTGCCCTGCTGGGTTCGTTTGCGCTCATTCCCGCTGTTTATGGGAAATGGAAGAGGAAGCGACCTTGA
- a CDS encoding ATP-binding protein: protein MPGKNSRGTADIRVSLKTKIVLTTSAFVVLFMSIGAYSGIYFEHHLKPFIYGQQSALASSMADGIDGKNTNFQTEIVAVAEQVTPELMLLAVPTVLLLSIVMVWLLMGMLTAPLHRFTSHVKKVAAEDEQKPVEIEAGDELGSLAGALNKMLSELNMKKKTIQEQLRFLQVLMDTMPAPVFYKDMTGRYLGCNASFAAFIGMPRIQIIGKTVYDIAPKALADIYHTSDLELAKRQGIQVYESRTPYADGSYRDVVFYKALFTNTEGIPEGLVGIMLDITDRKRVEEKVRDMGERFHQLFSQNWDAILLLSPETFRVVDANPAAGKMFGYDDNGLIFLELSAILDADDLARLADLLANSDHAGSVQLDKATVMPKDGMNITVSIRCKLIKIDSDQFVYCSFRDIGESIRLKKEMQETQGKLIHANRMTALGVLTAGIAHEINNPNSYILANATLLSEAWNDAIPVLRRHGEEYGEIYLGGLPFAEMQQVIPRLCSGLTEGSRRISAIIANLKGFYREQKGAVATPFDINKAIGDGVSILIHHIHKHTNHFSLCLGENLPPARGRSQQIEQVIINLVMNSLQSLADKSGAVSVSSAFDEQSGFITVTVKDEGKGMAPEVLERLTEPFFSTRLDEGGTGLGLSITDTIVKEHGGYLLFDSIPDGGTTATFRLPAAAGAVLPTATDGDCKMAADYQI from the coding sequence TTGCCGGGTAAAAATTCAAGGGGAACAGCCGATATAAGAGTGAGTCTCAAAACCAAGATAGTCCTGACAACTTCTGCTTTTGTCGTTCTGTTCATGTCAATAGGTGCATATTCGGGAATCTATTTCGAGCACCATCTCAAACCATTCATCTACGGGCAGCAAAGTGCTCTGGCCTCCTCCATGGCCGATGGGATCGACGGCAAGAATACGAATTTCCAGACAGAAATCGTCGCTGTGGCTGAACAGGTTACGCCGGAGCTCATGCTGCTTGCAGTTCCAACCGTTCTTTTACTGTCCATTGTCATGGTTTGGCTTTTGATGGGCATGCTGACGGCACCATTACACCGGTTCACCAGCCACGTGAAAAAGGTTGCCGCGGAGGATGAACAGAAACCGGTGGAGATTGAAGCCGGTGACGAGTTAGGGTCCCTTGCCGGGGCGTTAAACAAAATGCTGTCTGAACTGAATATGAAGAAGAAAACCATTCAGGAACAGCTCCGCTTCCTGCAGGTGCTGATGGACACCATGCCGGCGCCTGTGTTTTATAAGGACATGACCGGCAGGTATCTTGGCTGCAACGCCTCGTTTGCAGCCTTTATCGGCATGCCCCGCATCCAGATCATAGGCAAAACCGTCTATGACATTGCACCCAAAGCACTGGCGGACATTTACCACACCTCAGACCTGGAACTGGCAAAACGGCAGGGGATACAGGTTTACGAGTCAAGAACCCCCTATGCCGATGGCAGTTATCGTGACGTGGTCTTTTATAAAGCATTATTCACCAATACTGAAGGGATACCGGAAGGGCTGGTCGGCATCATGCTCGATATAACTGATCGTAAACGTGTCGAGGAGAAAGTGCGCGACATGGGAGAGCGATTCCACCAGCTTTTTTCCCAGAACTGGGATGCCATTCTCCTTTTGTCGCCGGAGACGTTCCGGGTTGTGGATGCAAATCCGGCAGCTGGCAAGATGTTCGGTTACGATGACAACGGATTGATATTCCTTGAGTTGTCTGCAATTCTTGACGCCGATGATCTGGCAAGGCTGGCAGATCTCCTTGCCAATTCCGACCATGCTGGCAGTGTTCAGCTGGACAAAGCGACAGTCATGCCCAAGGACGGCATGAACATCACGGTTTCCATCCGCTGCAAACTGATAAAAATCGACAGCGACCAGTTTGTCTATTGCTCCTTCCGCGACATCGGCGAAAGTATCCGCCTGAAAAAGGAGATGCAGGAGACCCAGGGGAAGCTGATTCATGCCAACAGGATGACCGCACTGGGAGTTCTCACGGCGGGCATTGCCCATGAGATCAATAATCCTAACAGCTATATCTTGGCAAATGCGACCCTTCTGTCCGAGGCCTGGAACGATGCCATTCCCGTCTTGCGGCGCCATGGGGAGGAGTACGGAGAGATATACCTCGGAGGATTACCCTTTGCCGAGATGCAGCAGGTGATACCGAGGCTTTGCTCCGGGCTTACCGAAGGTTCACGCCGGATCAGCGCCATCATCGCTAACCTGAAAGGCTTCTATCGGGAACAAAAAGGGGCGGTCGCGACGCCATTCGATATCAACAAGGCAATCGGTGATGGTGTTTCCATTCTCATCCATCACATACACAAGCACACCAATCACTTTTCGCTCTGTCTCGGGGAAAATCTTCCCCCTGCCAGAGGAAGATCGCAGCAGATAGAGCAGGTGATTATCAACCTGGTGATGAACTCACTGCAGTCCCTTGCCGATAAGTCCGGAGCTGTTTCTGTGTCCTCGGCCTTTGATGAGCAGTCCGGCTTCATCACGGTTACAGTGAAAGACGAAGGGAAAGGGATGGCGCCGGAGGTGCTCGAACGGCTTACGGAGCCCTTCTTTTCCACCAGGCTTGACGAGGGGGGCACCGGTCTCGGACTTTCCATTACCGACACCATCGTCAAGGAGCACGGGGGCTACCTGCTGTTCGATTCCATCCCCGATGGGGGCACCACCGCAACGTTCCGGCTCCCGGCGGCAGCCGGCGCTGTATTACCGACTGCTACCGACGGCGACTGTAAAATGGCAGCAGATTATCAGATTTGA